The following are from one region of the Methanobacterium veterum genome:
- a CDS encoding 4Fe-4S binding protein, which translates to MKDIKQKIRKTTLLISFLLFPVTMFYFSPFLIIWGASLGIIAGSFITFTALFILSLFFGRAFCGWACPTGGAQEYCFSINDGKTRGGKYNWIKYFLFVPWLVIIALMALLAGGLTKIDPFFMTNSGVSISEPFMYIIYYGVLLSTITVSLIAGKRASCHYFCFIAPFMIIGTKIKNFFKWPSLHIKADKELCTECRLCRNCPMSLDVQQKVKEGDMHDFECILCGQCVDSCPKGAIKYSFGRPEK; encoded by the coding sequence CCATGTTTTACTTTTCACCCTTTTTGATAATATGGGGAGCTTCCCTGGGGATAATTGCAGGCAGCTTTATAACTTTCACTGCTCTGTTCATTTTATCATTGTTCTTTGGTAGAGCATTCTGTGGATGGGCTTGTCCAACTGGGGGAGCTCAGGAATATTGCTTCTCAATAAATGATGGGAAAACAAGGGGTGGAAAATATAACTGGATTAAATATTTCCTCTTTGTACCATGGCTGGTTATTATTGCACTAATGGCCTTATTAGCAGGCGGTTTAACTAAAATTGATCCTTTCTTTATGACCAACAGCGGAGTTTCTATTTCAGAACCATTTATGTACATTATTTACTACGGCGTGCTGCTATCAACAATTACAGTCTCATTAATAGCGGGTAAAAGGGCTAGCTGTCACTATTTCTGCTTTATAGCTCCATTTATGATTATTGGGACAAAAATAAAGAATTTTTTTAAATGGCCTTCCCTTCACATTAAAGCTGATAAAGAGCTTTGCACTGAATGCAGGCTCTGTAGAAACTGTCCGATGAGTCTTGATGTGCAGCAAAAAGTGAAAGAAGGGGATATGCATGATTTTGAATGTATTTTATGCGGCCAATGTGTTGATTCCTGTCCAAAAGGGGCAATTAAATATTCTTTTGGTAGGCCTGAAAAATAA